A region from the Myxococcales bacterium genome encodes:
- a CDS encoding carboxypeptidase regulatory-like domain-containing protein codes for MSLVAATSALGVFALLSPACGSSEGTGATTGGGDLDATTDGNNPFASGDGGKGPCQGLECAVAKCTGGGSTTISGTVLAPNGTLPLYNAVVYVPNAPLAPIPEGASCDRCGDVSGSPVAATLTDTNGKFTLKNVPSGKDIPLVVQVGKWRRELKIPQVSDCVDHPVAKADTRLPKNQSEGHIPKIAVTTGQCDHLACLLPKLGLDATEYTTNTGAGRLHLYRGATHESVPAPAPTGTPDAMTLWGSVDTLKKYDMVMFSCECGEHNETKPNSAKTALYEYAKLGGRVFTSHYHYTWFQNSPIPELTSLAEWAGDGKAKSGSELPFLVDQTFPKGQALAEWLVNVAASSKKGEMPINQPREDVVGVKAGTTRWVYNKPFAGDPETTKYLSFNAPVGAPIENQCGKVVFGDMHITGAPTTTLPDNSFPASCPPTLTPEEKALIFLFFDLASCVQKEEEPPKPPVIR; via the coding sequence TTGTCTCTCGTCGCGGCGACGAGCGCCCTCGGAGTCTTTGCGCTGCTGTCACCCGCCTGCGGCTCGAGCGAGGGGACGGGAGCCACCACCGGCGGGGGTGACCTCGACGCGACGACCGACGGCAACAATCCTTTCGCGAGCGGCGATGGCGGCAAAGGCCCGTGCCAAGGACTCGAGTGCGCCGTCGCCAAGTGCACCGGTGGTGGGTCGACGACGATAAGCGGAACCGTGTTAGCGCCCAACGGGACCTTGCCGCTCTACAACGCGGTGGTCTACGTCCCCAACGCGCCGCTCGCGCCCATTCCCGAGGGCGCGTCGTGTGATCGCTGCGGAGACGTCTCCGGTAGCCCCGTGGCCGCGACGCTCACGGACACGAACGGGAAGTTCACCTTGAAGAACGTCCCGTCGGGCAAAGACATCCCGCTCGTGGTCCAAGTCGGCAAGTGGCGCCGCGAGCTCAAGATCCCGCAGGTGAGTGACTGCGTCGATCACCCCGTCGCGAAGGCCGACACGCGGCTCCCGAAGAATCAGAGCGAAGGGCACATCCCCAAGATCGCCGTCACCACGGGCCAGTGTGATCATCTCGCGTGCCTCCTGCCGAAGCTTGGCCTCGACGCCACCGAGTACACGACCAACACGGGCGCTGGGCGGCTTCATCTTTATCGAGGGGCAACACACGAGAGTGTTCCTGCCCCCGCACCGACGGGAACGCCCGACGCGATGACGCTCTGGGGAAGCGTCGACACGCTGAAGAAGTACGACATGGTCATGTTCTCGTGCGAGTGCGGCGAGCACAACGAGACCAAGCCGAACTCGGCCAAGACGGCGCTCTACGAATACGCGAAGCTCGGCGGGCGCGTGTTCACGTCGCACTACCATTACACGTGGTTCCAGAACAGCCCGATACCCGAGCTCACCTCGCTCGCCGAGTGGGCCGGGGACGGCAAGGCGAAGTCGGGGAGCGAACTCCCGTTTCTCGTGGACCAGACGTTCCCAAAGGGCCAAGCGCTGGCCGAATGGCTCGTCAACGTCGCCGCGTCCTCCAAGAAGGGGGAGATGCCCATCAACCAGCCCCGGGAGGACGTCGTCGGCGTCAAAGCCGGCACGACGCGCTGGGTCTACAACAAGCCCTTCGCCGGTGATCCCGAGACGACGAAATACCTGAGCTTCAACGCGCCCGTCGGCGCGCCCATCGAGAATCAGTGCGGCAAGGTCGTCTTCGGCGACATGCACATCACGGGCGCGCCCACGACCACGCTCCCCGACAACAGCTTTCCTGCGTCGTGCCCGCCGACCCTCACGCCGGAAGAGAAGGCGCTCATCTTCCTCTTCTTCGACTTGGCGTCTTGCGTTCAGAAAGAAGAAGAGCCGCCGAAGCCGCCGGTCATTCGCTGA
- a CDS encoding AarF/ABC1/UbiB kinase family protein produces MSDVPRGKLGRLSRLVSLGVKGGAGALLGRDPTVAAAEAAKVLGNLRGLAAKVGQMGSYVDGLVPEAQREAYENSLRVLRAQAPRSSPTAIRALVESELGGPIDKLFATWSDDPIASASIGQVHRATLADGTVVAVKVQHPGIRQAVESDLSSASVLEALVGTLGGRRFDSKTLFEVVRSRFREELDYALEGQRLVRFAKLHAGDETIRVPALVTSHSTKSVLTTQFAEGGSYDDAIAAAPKDRLAYADTMWRFVFKGTLIGRMFNADPHPGNYIFHERGSVTFLDYGCVQELSPHHWPLSRALHRAALDKDQKAFGEAVSAMISAKPGALERMGQDFCRACFEPLFASPFRITRTYAAGLVDQFKAMTVAARQLPEDEFFTMPPEMLFMNRLQFGFYSVLARLDVEVDFAAVERAFMAEADDGPGGR; encoded by the coding sequence GTGAGCGACGTCCCTCGCGGCAAGCTCGGGCGCCTGTCGCGGCTCGTGTCGTTGGGCGTCAAGGGAGGGGCCGGCGCGCTCTTGGGCCGTGACCCGACCGTCGCCGCGGCGGAAGCGGCGAAGGTGCTCGGCAACCTCCGCGGCCTCGCCGCGAAGGTGGGCCAGATGGGCAGCTACGTCGACGGCCTCGTGCCGGAAGCGCAGCGCGAGGCCTACGAGAACTCGCTCCGCGTTCTAAGGGCGCAGGCGCCGCGCTCCTCCCCCACCGCGATCCGCGCCCTCGTGGAGTCCGAGCTTGGGGGCCCCATCGACAAACTCTTCGCGACGTGGAGCGATGATCCCATCGCGAGCGCGTCCATCGGCCAAGTGCACCGCGCGACCCTCGCCGACGGCACCGTCGTCGCCGTGAAGGTGCAGCACCCGGGTATTCGGCAGGCCGTCGAGAGCGATCTATCGAGCGCCAGCGTGCTCGAGGCGCTCGTGGGCACACTCGGCGGGCGGCGCTTCGACTCGAAGACCCTCTTCGAGGTCGTGCGGAGCCGCTTTCGCGAAGAGCTCGACTATGCGCTCGAAGGACAGAGGCTCGTCCGCTTCGCCAAGCTCCACGCAGGCGACGAGACGATTCGCGTGCCTGCGCTCGTCACCAGTCATTCCACGAAGAGCGTCCTGACGACCCAATTCGCCGAGGGCGGCTCGTACGATGACGCCATCGCCGCTGCGCCGAAAGACCGGCTCGCGTACGCCGACACGATGTGGCGCTTCGTCTTCAAGGGCACGCTCATCGGGCGAATGTTCAACGCCGACCCGCACCCGGGAAACTACATCTTTCACGAGCGCGGCTCGGTCACCTTCCTCGACTACGGCTGCGTCCAGGAGCTCTCGCCTCACCATTGGCCGCTTTCGCGGGCCCTGCACCGCGCTGCGCTCGACAAGGATCAGAAAGCCTTCGGCGAAGCCGTGTCGGCGATGATCTCGGCGAAGCCTGGCGCCCTGGAGCGCATGGGGCAAGACTTCTGCCGCGCCTGCTTCGAGCCGCTCTTCGCGTCGCCCTTCCGCATCACCCGAACGTACGCGGCGGGCCTCGTCGACCAATTCAAGGCCATGACGGTGGCCGCAAGGCAACTGCCGGAGGACGAGTTTTTCACCATGCCTCCCGAAATGCTCTTCATGAATCGGCTCCAGTTCGGCTTCTACTCGGTGCTCGCGCGCCTTGACGTCGAGGTCGACTTCGCCGCGGTGGAGCGCGCGTTCATGGCGGAAGCCGACGACGGCCCCGGCGGTAGGTAG
- a CDS encoding DUF3516 domain-containing protein translates to MTDASDERTLLGKRLRELGSAPTADALLDAFLSFVAERGLSLYGAQEEAILACLAGQNVILNTPTGSGKSLVATALHFFVTAYGGRSFYASPVKALVSEKFFALCTEFGAERVGMMTGDASINRDAPIICCTAEVLANMALRSGVRADVDAAILDEFHYYSDRERGVAWQVPLLSLARTRFLLMSATFGDPMPFRERLTRLNGRETAVVRSNERPVPLEWEYRETLLQETVMDLARAGRAPVYVVAFTQRACAEEAQNLMSVDFCTKEEKAAIKEELVGARWDSPYGKEMLRYVRHGIGIHHAGLLPKYRLMVEKLAQRGLLKVVCGTDTLGVGVNIPIRTVLFTKLCKFDGEKTALLSVRDFHQISGRAGRKGFDERGFVVAQAPEHVIENLRLEAKAQGDAKKLRKLVRKKPPDRGYVPWDKATFERMRVALPETLVSRFQVTHAMLLSVLERDVGGGCLGIGRLIKASHDRDAEKRIHGRRARDLMRSLIDADIVTRATGEDGKSRLVVHGDLQEDFSLHHALSLYLATATQGLDRESPSYALDVLSLVEAVLENPDAILFRQVDKKKADKVRELKAAGVEYEERMAELEKIEWDKPNAEFIYGTFNEFAAIHPWVKEGQGDNIRPKSIARDMAEQFMSFTEYVREYGLERSEGLLLRYLSDVYKSLEQTVPLAARSDETEELAFFFGTMIRQVDSSLLDEWERIRRFGVEAKLGGVPVSDAAEPAGSADLTRDPRALAILVRNEVFRVVRALAAGRYEAAAEVFASQGEGAPTSLTLEKDMAAYWADSPRLSTDAEARSSKHLRIEKDLAAWQIEQTLLSDDGPTPFSLHLRLDLEATRAEGRLALRFVRLAS, encoded by the coding sequence TTGACCGACGCCTCCGACGAGCGGACTCTCCTCGGGAAGCGACTCCGCGAGCTGGGCTCCGCGCCCACCGCCGACGCTCTCCTCGATGCGTTTCTCTCCTTTGTGGCCGAGCGCGGTCTCTCGCTCTACGGCGCGCAGGAGGAGGCGATCCTCGCGTGCCTCGCGGGGCAGAACGTCATCCTCAACACGCCCACCGGCTCGGGCAAGTCGCTCGTGGCCACGGCGCTCCACTTCTTCGTGACGGCCTACGGCGGCCGTAGCTTCTACGCGAGCCCCGTCAAGGCGCTGGTCAGCGAGAAGTTCTTTGCGCTCTGCACCGAGTTCGGCGCGGAGCGTGTTGGGATGATGACGGGCGATGCGAGCATCAATCGCGACGCCCCCATCATCTGCTGCACCGCTGAGGTATTGGCCAACATGGCGCTTCGGAGCGGCGTGCGCGCCGACGTCGACGCGGCGATCCTGGACGAGTTTCACTACTACTCGGACCGCGAGCGTGGCGTCGCCTGGCAGGTCCCGCTGCTTTCGCTCGCGCGGACGCGTTTCCTCCTCATGTCGGCGACGTTTGGCGATCCGATGCCCTTTCGCGAACGACTCACGAGGCTGAACGGCCGCGAGACGGCGGTTGTGCGCTCCAACGAGCGGCCCGTTCCCCTCGAGTGGGAGTATCGCGAGACGCTGCTTCAGGAGACGGTGATGGACCTCGCGCGCGCCGGCAGGGCGCCGGTCTACGTCGTCGCGTTTACGCAGCGCGCGTGCGCCGAAGAGGCGCAGAACCTCATGAGCGTCGACTTCTGCACCAAGGAAGAGAAGGCGGCCATCAAGGAGGAGCTCGTCGGGGCTCGCTGGGACTCGCCCTACGGCAAAGAGATGCTCCGCTACGTCCGCCACGGCATCGGCATCCATCACGCGGGCCTGTTGCCGAAGTATCGCCTCATGGTCGAGAAGCTGGCGCAGCGCGGCCTCCTCAAGGTCGTCTGCGGCACGGACACGTTGGGCGTCGGCGTCAACATCCCCATCCGCACGGTGCTCTTCACCAAGTTGTGCAAGTTCGATGGCGAGAAGACGGCGCTCCTGAGCGTCCGCGACTTTCATCAGATCTCGGGCCGCGCCGGTCGCAAGGGCTTCGACGAGCGCGGCTTCGTAGTCGCACAGGCGCCCGAGCACGTCATCGAGAACCTCCGCCTCGAGGCGAAGGCGCAGGGCGACGCGAAGAAGCTCCGTAAGCTCGTGCGCAAGAAGCCGCCGGATCGGGGCTATGTGCCCTGGGACAAGGCCACCTTTGAGCGGATGCGCGTCGCCCTGCCGGAGACCCTCGTGTCACGTTTTCAGGTGACGCACGCGATGTTGCTGTCGGTCCTCGAGCGCGACGTGGGCGGCGGATGTTTGGGCATCGGCAGACTCATCAAGGCGTCACACGACCGCGACGCCGAGAAGCGAATCCACGGGCGCCGAGCGCGCGACCTCATGCGCTCGCTCATCGACGCGGACATCGTGACGCGCGCCACCGGCGAAGACGGCAAGTCGCGCCTCGTGGTGCATGGCGACCTCCAGGAAGACTTTTCGCTCCATCACGCGCTCTCGCTCTACCTCGCCACCGCGACGCAGGGCCTCGATCGCGAGTCGCCGAGCTACGCCCTCGACGTGCTCTCGCTCGTCGAGGCGGTCCTCGAGAACCCCGACGCCATCTTGTTTCGCCAAGTCGACAAGAAGAAGGCCGACAAGGTTCGCGAGCTCAAGGCGGCGGGCGTCGAATACGAAGAGCGCATGGCCGAGCTCGAGAAGATCGAGTGGGACAAACCGAACGCGGAGTTCATCTACGGCACCTTCAACGAGTTCGCGGCGATTCATCCGTGGGTCAAGGAAGGGCAGGGCGACAACATTCGCCCCAAGTCGATCGCGCGCGACATGGCCGAACAGTTCATGTCGTTTACCGAATACGTCCGCGAGTACGGGCTCGAGCGGAGCGAAGGGCTGCTCCTCCGCTACTTGTCAGACGTCTACAAGTCCCTCGAGCAGACCGTGCCGCTCGCCGCCCGGAGCGATGAGACGGAGGAGCTCGCCTTCTTCTTTGGGACGATGATTCGCCAGGTTGATTCGAGTCTCCTCGACGAGTGGGAGCGAATCCGGCGCTTCGGCGTCGAGGCGAAGCTCGGCGGCGTACCCGTGTCCGACGCGGCGGAGCCGGCCGGCTCGGCGGATCTGACGCGCGATCCGCGCGCGCTGGCGATCCTCGTTCGCAACGAGGTCTTTCGCGTCGTGCGAGCCCTCGCTGCAGGCCGGTACGAAGCCGCCGCCGAGGTGTTCGCTTCGCAGGGTGAGGGGGCACCCACCTCGCTGACGCTCGAGAAGGACATGGCCGCCTACTGGGCCGACTCGCCGCGGCTCTCAACGGACGCGGAGGCGCGCTCCTCGAAGCACCTGCGGATCGAGAAAGACCTCGCGGCGTGGCAGATCGAGCAGACGCTGCTCAGCGACGATGGGCCGACGCCGTTCTCGCTGCACCTGCGCCTCGACCTCGAAGCGACGCGCGCGGAAGGGCGCCTCGCGCTCCGATTCGTCCGCCTGGCAAGCTAG
- a CDS encoding Hsp70 family protein, with protein sequence MTAKYVVGIDLGTTHTAIASARLDEEKPEVEVLSLPQLVSTSSVDARPLLPSFLYFAHESEGAMKLPWNEDRRFAVGEYARARAIEAPTRVVSSAKSWLCHPTVDRRGPILPAAAPDDVEKISPVEASFRLLEHVTECWDQAHPDAPLVEQEVVLTVPASFDAAARELTAEAAMAAGLENLTLLEEPQAALYSWIAKSGDGWRKNVKVGDVILVVDVGGGTTDFSAIVASDKDGSLEMHRVAVGDHILLGGDNMDLALAHLVGRRLEESGKEVDKIQFASLTHACRAAKERLFVDGKVNKVPIAVASRGSKLLGGGLKEEVTREEVMKLVVEGFFPSVAADARPAARARTALTQMGLPYASDAAITKHMAAFLARQLDAVESNAKGGARMLRPTALLFNGGVMKAAALRERLVTTLNGWLAEAGAPPVRILEGADLDLAVARGAAAFGLAKRGRGLRIRGGTARAYYVGIESSVPAVPGLPPPMTALCVAPFGMEEGTVVELPAHELGAVVGEPVQFRFFGSSTRRADVAGTTLERIRPEELEELPAVAVTLPAKGRHAGEVVEVRLRSHVTEIGTLELEAVPTKALQADERFKVELSLRNNATDQ encoded by the coding sequence ATGACCGCCAAGTACGTCGTCGGTATCGACCTCGGCACTACGCACACGGCCATCGCCTCGGCGCGCCTCGACGAAGAGAAGCCTGAAGTCGAGGTGCTCTCGCTGCCCCAGCTCGTGAGCACAAGCAGCGTCGACGCGCGTCCCCTCTTGCCGTCGTTCCTCTACTTCGCGCACGAGAGCGAAGGGGCGATGAAGCTTCCGTGGAACGAAGACCGCCGCTTCGCCGTTGGCGAATACGCACGAGCGCGCGCCATTGAGGCGCCCACGCGGGTGGTCTCGAGCGCCAAGAGCTGGCTGTGCCACCCCACCGTCGACCGCCGCGGTCCGATCCTCCCCGCCGCGGCCCCCGACGACGTGGAGAAAATCTCACCGGTCGAGGCGTCCTTCCGGCTCCTCGAACACGTGACCGAGTGCTGGGATCAAGCGCATCCCGATGCGCCGCTCGTCGAACAAGAGGTGGTGCTCACGGTGCCGGCGTCTTTCGACGCGGCGGCGCGGGAGCTCACCGCCGAGGCGGCCATGGCCGCGGGCCTCGAAAACCTGACGCTGCTCGAAGAGCCGCAGGCGGCGCTCTATTCGTGGATCGCCAAGAGCGGCGACGGGTGGAGGAAGAACGTAAAGGTCGGCGACGTCATCCTCGTCGTCGACGTCGGCGGCGGCACAACGGACTTCTCCGCCATCGTCGCCAGCGACAAGGACGGCTCCTTGGAGATGCACCGCGTCGCCGTGGGCGATCACATCCTCTTGGGCGGCGACAACATGGACCTGGCGCTCGCGCACCTCGTCGGCAGGCGCCTCGAGGAGAGCGGCAAAGAGGTCGACAAGATCCAGTTCGCGAGCCTCACCCACGCGTGCCGCGCCGCCAAGGAGCGCCTCTTCGTGGACGGCAAGGTGAACAAGGTCCCCATCGCCGTCGCGTCGCGCGGCTCGAAGCTGCTCGGCGGTGGTCTCAAGGAGGAGGTGACGCGCGAGGAGGTGATGAAGCTCGTCGTCGAAGGCTTCTTTCCCTCCGTTGCGGCCGACGCTCGGCCCGCGGCTCGAGCGCGAACGGCGCTCACGCAGATGGGCTTGCCCTACGCTTCCGATGCGGCGATCACGAAGCACATGGCGGCGTTCTTGGCCCGCCAGCTCGACGCCGTGGAAAGCAACGCAAAGGGCGGCGCGCGGATGCTTCGCCCTACGGCGCTCCTCTTCAACGGCGGCGTCATGAAGGCCGCCGCGCTGCGAGAGCGCCTCGTCACGACGCTCAACGGTTGGCTCGCGGAAGCGGGCGCTCCGCCGGTCCGCATTCTCGAGGGCGCCGACCTGGACTTGGCCGTCGCGCGCGGAGCGGCGGCCTTCGGGCTCGCCAAGCGCGGTCGGGGCCTCCGCATTCGCGGTGGCACGGCCCGCGCGTACTACGTCGGCATCGAGAGCTCGGTCCCGGCAGTCCCCGGCCTGCCGCCACCGATGACCGCACTATGCGTCGCGCCCTTCGGCATGGAGGAGGGCACCGTCGTGGAGCTACCGGCGCATGAATTGGGCGCCGTCGTCGGCGAGCCCGTGCAGTTTCGCTTCTTCGGTTCATCCACGCGCCGCGCCGACGTGGCAGGCACGACCCTCGAGCGCATCAGGCCCGAGGAGCTTGAGGAGCTGCCCGCCGTTGCCGTCACCTTGCCTGCGAAAGGGCGCCACGCCGGAGAGGTCGTGGAGGTTCGGCTCCGCTCCCATGTGACCGAGATCGGAACCCTTGAGCTCGAAGCGGTCCCCACGAAGGCGCTGCAAGCCGACGAGCGATTCAAGGTCGAGCTTTCGCTCCGAAACAACGCCACCGACCAGTAA
- a CDS encoding DUF2760 domain-containing protein, whose product MSDPAPLSFGARFFYAWACFFKVLFDGTFAARAKALEAPAPAFVKEDPAEPPETRVERSAARARSISAAPRSDASGDATRDGALQLLALLQRDGRLVDFLQQDIVSFSDADVGAAARVVHEGCKKALSGHVTVEALRSEEEGAKIILEAGFDAKVVKLTGNVHGEAPFKGTLRHKGWRATTISLPELVAGHDARVLAPAEIEL is encoded by the coding sequence GTGTCCGACCCCGCCCCGCTCTCCTTCGGAGCCCGCTTTTTCTACGCCTGGGCCTGTTTCTTCAAGGTCCTCTTCGACGGCACCTTCGCCGCCCGCGCCAAAGCCCTCGAGGCTCCGGCGCCGGCCTTCGTAAAGGAAGACCCGGCCGAGCCACCGGAAACCCGCGTCGAGCGTTCCGCGGCGCGGGCCCGCAGCATCAGTGCGGCGCCCCGTTCCGACGCAAGCGGTGACGCGACCCGAGACGGCGCCCTGCAACTCTTGGCGCTGCTCCAGCGAGACGGACGACTCGTGGACTTTTTGCAGCAGGACATCGTTTCCTTCTCCGACGCCGACGTCGGCGCTGCCGCGCGCGTCGTCCACGAGGGATGCAAGAAGGCGCTCTCGGGCCACGTCACCGTCGAAGCGCTCCGCAGCGAGGAGGAGGGAGCGAAGATCATCCTCGAGGCCGGCTTCGACGCGAAGGTCGTCAAGCTCACGGGCAACGTCCACGGCGAGGCACCCTTCAAGGGCACGCTGCGCCACAAGGGGTGGCGGGCGACGACCATTTCCCTGCCCGAGCTGGTCGCGGGCCACGACGCGCGCGTGCTCGCGCCGGCGGAGATCGAGCTATGA